In the genome of Chloroflexi bacterium ADurb.Bin180, one region contains:
- a CDS encoding Bacteriophage holin, which translates to MQQSRWRSSVLWAAIIAQVISLGQLTGVWAKIGIDAGLLGDVLAAILQLLVIVGVVNNPTSADTW; encoded by the coding sequence ATGCAACAGTCCCGTTGGCGTTCTTCCGTGCTGTGGGCGGCCATCATCGCCCAGGTCATCTCGCTCGGCCAGCTCACCGGCGTGTGGGCCAAGATCGGCATCGACGCCGGCCTGCTCGGAGACGTGCTCGCCGCCATCCTGCAGCTGCTTGTCATCGTCGGCGTGGTCAACAACCCGACCTCCGCTGACACCTGGTAA